From Thalassoglobus sp. JC818, one genomic window encodes:
- the ruvA gene encoding Holliday junction branch migration protein RuvA gives MIRKITGKLCDLHDQEAAIEVGAFEYQVLIPEFVRRHLQTKLDQEVTLMTIQYLDGNPQKGRLTPRLVGFLHRAEREFFELICQVDGVGVRKALQAMVRPVQEVAISIEEQDIKQLSTLPGIGPAVAERIVAKLRRKMAKFALLVDQAENGDPREDQDVLSEGFQALLALGHSQQDAREKIERASESTKKKFKSVEDLLQQIYSQQRPEDE, from the coding sequence ATGATTCGGAAGATCACCGGAAAACTCTGCGACTTGCACGACCAGGAAGCAGCAATCGAAGTGGGAGCGTTTGAATATCAGGTGCTCATTCCTGAGTTTGTCCGACGGCATTTGCAAACGAAACTCGATCAGGAAGTGACCTTGATGACCATCCAATATCTGGATGGGAACCCTCAAAAAGGTCGACTCACTCCCCGATTGGTCGGTTTCCTCCATCGGGCAGAACGAGAATTCTTCGAGTTGATTTGTCAGGTCGACGGAGTTGGAGTTCGCAAAGCACTGCAGGCGATGGTGCGCCCCGTTCAGGAAGTGGCCATTTCCATCGAAGAACAGGACATCAAACAACTCAGCACGCTTCCCGGAATTGGACCTGCTGTCGCGGAACGTATTGTCGCCAAGCTGCGACGAAAAATGGCCAAGTTCGCCCTGCTCGTCGATCAAGCAGAGAATGGCGATCCGAGAGAAGATCAGGACGTCCTCAGCGAAGGTTTTCAGGCACTTCTCGCTCTAGGACATTCACAGCAGGATGCTCGCGAAAAAATCGAACGAGCTTCCGAGAGCACCAAGAAGAAATTCAAGTCCGTCGAGGACCTGCTCCAGCAGATCTACTCACAACAACGACCGGAAGATGAATAA
- a CDS encoding PEGA domain-containing protein encodes MFSPSANSLKPTLASPLNRMAILGLFLLASFWSSGCVSRRMTIRSNPPGALVEVDGKRIGLTPVSMDFDYYGTHEISLSAPGYETMRVHQPVEAPLGQRIPIDFFTNHFLFGHVTDRHDFTYNLARRREPIDEELNLIDRGRNFRSQAQIGGVAQP; translated from the coding sequence ATGTTTTCCCCGTCAGCAAACTCTCTGAAACCGACACTCGCGTCGCCGTTGAATCGAATGGCGATTCTGGGATTGTTCCTCCTTGCGTCGTTTTGGAGTTCGGGGTGTGTCAGTCGTCGAATGACGATCCGGTCGAATCCTCCGGGAGCTTTGGTGGAGGTCGATGGCAAACGTATCGGATTGACTCCCGTATCGATGGACTTTGACTACTACGGAACGCACGAGATCTCACTCTCTGCTCCGGGATATGAGACGATGCGGGTTCATCAGCCGGTCGAAGCTCCGCTCGGGCAGCGAATTCCGATCGACTTCTTCACGAACCATTTTCTCTTCGGACATGTCACCGATCGGCACGACTTCACCTACAATTTGGCGCGTCGCAGGGAACCGATCGACGAGGAACTCAATTTGATCGATCGCGGAAGAAACTTCCGTTCTCAAGCCCAGATCGGCGGAGTTGCGCAGCCATAA
- a CDS encoding lactonase family protein, with translation MATTKFLKARVYSHLDNEGVRMQRIDRHPQPVARLCFQLEWLKPVLGSLMLSCCLLPSFAAAQESSPMRVYVGTYTRGDSQGIYTFTLDMKTGKPSEPKLAAELANPSFVAISPDHQFLYCVNEVSDLPGPRGEKVGGVTSFKIDSDSGDLTKLNNQLSGGAGPCHLVVDSTGRCLVVANYGGGSVASLPIFEDGSLDEITSFIRHIGSSVNPRRQEAPHAHSANIDANNQRVVVADLGLDKLLVYQLNPETGTLSPNSPHSVSTQPGDGPRHFCFHPNGKFAYSNNELSSSLTAYSYDPESGELSPLMTKSTLPGNREFEGNSTAETLVHPSGKFVYVSNRGHNSIAGFRIDDDGTIEPIGHTSTEGEIPRNFGIDPTGTFLLAANQNSDTIVVFRINQKDGSLEPTGNVVNVPTPVCVRMIPID, from the coding sequence ATGGCAACAACTAAGTTTCTCAAAGCACGTGTCTATTCACACCTCGACAACGAAGGAGTTCGCATGCAGCGAATTGACCGCCACCCTCAACCTGTCGCCAGGCTTTGCTTTCAACTGGAGTGGCTGAAGCCGGTCCTCGGCAGTCTCATGCTGAGTTGCTGTCTCCTGCCATCCTTCGCTGCCGCTCAGGAGAGCTCACCAATGCGCGTCTATGTCGGCACATACACACGAGGTGACAGCCAGGGAATCTACACCTTCACTCTCGACATGAAGACAGGAAAGCCCAGCGAACCCAAACTCGCCGCAGAGCTGGCCAATCCTTCTTTTGTCGCGATCAGCCCGGACCATCAATTCCTGTACTGCGTCAACGAAGTCAGCGACTTGCCGGGCCCGCGTGGCGAGAAGGTGGGGGGAGTGACATCGTTCAAGATCGACTCCGATTCAGGTGATCTCACCAAGTTGAATAATCAACTCTCCGGTGGAGCGGGTCCGTGCCACCTTGTTGTCGATAGCACCGGTCGATGTTTGGTCGTCGCCAATTATGGAGGCGGAAGTGTCGCCAGCTTGCCGATTTTTGAAGATGGATCGCTCGATGAAATCACGTCATTCATTCGACACATTGGATCGAGCGTCAATCCTCGACGCCAGGAAGCTCCGCACGCGCACTCTGCGAACATTGACGCCAACAACCAGCGTGTTGTCGTGGCGGATCTTGGGCTCGACAAACTTCTCGTCTACCAACTCAATCCCGAAACCGGAACGCTTTCGCCGAACTCGCCACATTCTGTCAGTACCCAACCAGGCGACGGACCACGGCACTTCTGTTTCCATCCAAACGGCAAATTCGCCTACAGCAATAACGAACTGAGTTCGTCACTCACAGCATATTCGTATGATCCTGAAAGTGGAGAACTGTCACCGCTGATGACGAAATCGACACTTCCGGGCAATCGTGAGTTTGAAGGCAATTCGACAGCCGAAACACTCGTTCATCCGTCGGGTAAGTTTGTCTACGTCTCAAATCGTGGACACAACAGCATCGCTGGATTCCGGATTGACGACGACGGAACGATTGAGCCGATCGGACATACATCGACTGAAGGCGAAATCCCACGAAATTTTGGAATCGATCCGACTGGTACGTTCCTGCTCGCAGCCAATCAAAACTCGGACACAATCGTCGTCTTCCGCATCAATCAAAAAGACGGCTCGCTTGAACCGACTGGCAACGTCGTGAACGTTCCGACTCCGGTTTGCGTCAGAATGATCCCCATCGACTAA
- a CDS encoding tRNA modification GTPase: MTVDGATEGTIAAIASAPGRSQRGIIRVSGQKTLSVIKQLTGQADFHPRHARRYSQTVSLGDSDLQLPIDVYLWPTNRSFTGEPLAEIHCVGSPPLLNEILELVFALDVKPAQPGAFTLRAFLSGRIDLLQAEAVLGVIDAGNSNQLELALQQLAGGISTKIAELREELLIHLADLEAGLDFVEEDIEFVQRSVFLGRIDHSIAFLNQLLAQSLDRMESVGLPRVVLAGLPNAGKSALFNALLNSERALVSEIAGTTRDYLSCEMTSGRTSFTLIDTAGWEIGRNAIEEQAGDQRADQYRRANLVVWCEAVDLTDQDMATNSELLEEVSESGVSVLKVKTKADLLPSDAVSADGELAVSSSKNLHLEELLKRISHQLSTSSEEVELLASTSARCRESLSRAVESLERTRDMMASEAGDELISMELRESLDHLGRIVGVVYTDDILDRVFSRFCIGK; this comes from the coding sequence ATGACTGTTGATGGAGCCACAGAAGGAACAATTGCAGCGATTGCCTCTGCTCCTGGTCGTTCGCAACGTGGAATTATCCGTGTCAGTGGTCAGAAGACGCTGAGCGTCATCAAGCAGTTGACAGGTCAGGCTGACTTTCATCCGCGTCATGCTCGAAGATATTCGCAGACCGTTTCTCTGGGAGATTCCGATCTTCAGTTACCGATCGATGTCTATCTCTGGCCAACGAATCGAAGCTTTACTGGAGAACCTCTCGCGGAAATCCATTGCGTTGGATCTCCGCCGCTGCTGAATGAAATTCTCGAGCTGGTCTTCGCACTGGATGTCAAACCCGCTCAGCCGGGGGCGTTTACGCTGCGAGCTTTTTTGTCCGGGCGAATCGATCTCCTTCAGGCCGAAGCTGTGCTGGGAGTAATTGATGCTGGCAACAGCAATCAACTCGAACTCGCTCTCCAGCAACTCGCTGGGGGAATTTCGACGAAGATCGCCGAACTTCGCGAAGAACTCCTGATTCACCTCGCGGATCTAGAAGCTGGGCTGGACTTTGTTGAAGAAGATATTGAGTTCGTCCAGCGGTCCGTGTTCTTAGGGCGTATCGATCACTCGATCGCGTTTCTCAATCAACTTCTGGCTCAATCACTTGATCGCATGGAGAGTGTGGGGCTGCCCAGAGTGGTGTTGGCAGGACTGCCGAATGCCGGAAAAAGTGCATTGTTCAACGCGCTCCTGAATAGTGAACGAGCACTTGTCTCCGAGATTGCCGGGACGACGCGTGATTACCTTTCGTGTGAGATGACATCCGGAAGAACCTCATTCACTCTGATTGACACAGCCGGTTGGGAAATTGGTCGCAATGCAATTGAGGAACAAGCTGGAGATCAGCGGGCGGATCAGTATCGACGTGCGAATCTAGTTGTCTGGTGCGAAGCGGTTGATCTGACCGACCAAGACATGGCAACGAATTCCGAACTTCTGGAAGAGGTCAGTGAGTCGGGCGTTTCTGTTTTAAAAGTGAAGACCAAAGCGGACTTGCTGCCGAGCGATGCTGTTTCTGCTGATGGAGAACTTGCCGTTTCATCCTCGAAGAATCTCCACTTGGAGGAATTGCTAAAGCGAATTTCACATCAGCTGTCGACATCTTCTGAAGAAGTGGAACTGTTGGCGTCGACTTCGGCGCGCTGCCGTGAGAGTTTGAGCAGAGCGGTTGAGTCGCTGGAGAGAACACGCGACATGATGGCATCAGAAGCGGGCGATGAACTCATTTCGATGGAGCTTCGCGAGTCGCTGGACCATCTCGGAAGAATTGTTGGTGTTGTTTACACCGATGACATTCTTGATCGAGTGTTCAGTCGGTTTTGTATCGGCAAATAA
- a CDS encoding HEAT repeat domain-containing protein: MRRSPFSLLLIFQLLVAVGGIRAADESSPQSEGNFEQVKLSELLEEIDRIRAFPGAVQVQDRGELSIWVNQLDLGAVNSFDSGTNFYLTCHINVINQGTEAVVVESDKVTLSAWGQTYAIHDVSKQRGILTVQIAGEPQSIRNIETPPEIEVPAGEAVAFWAVFTNLQRVPTIGSMELELPVRDRATITHDLRSEQKSRLGLQGETLGAANSLGMLSVFGELNSINAQDLIDEIQKMIDTGTRRFLVRWESEADTVEENLMDWLLFTAANPGQTRSVYQFMPQLPEFEQLVCAEIPEENVPEFQFDDDYDSVLFETSEEAADEVLRPLYEVMGPRFIGEEIRSGHPLSRSAALHVLSSRRDTAAFQNLFSTLLKLYESGNESDRRNVLLAMSQQTDPRAWELLTEVATQGNSRESVAAFQSMLRSNHYGMVREVRQLLSEDAFEIPLEQQIELLSANFRPEWTRFLAASFEDENELVRAAALKSLVDVGHPSIMLILEKGLSDPSEEVRLIAFEALAARGDVVSNRIAHEYALEMLSQGKASSSVMSIIEDNRDTRAATVIVDRIKADGSQRLQLITLLGTVGDDSDVRRLFPLYDEFTPDEQASLLNLVDQLELPEVVTMSKLALESEHNDVRRTGIAILTRLGSDEATETLYEYLSDADPSELPVVCAAIGQIGTMYARDLLRDFRTEMYQGGNDEGLSAAHAGLYFWARNSPAWNSIDSAYYHSQMENAENALKYFQLAAEIDPELGTAFHGKGNALLKLKRFDESKEAYKVALELDDFDGQAITGLGIVMAIQGETEAAVELALESIDKFPKDNVYYYNTACVYGRAIEYLRKQPQSDETRETIKEYEEAAIQKLRESIEFGFEEFDLMRKDPDIDALRDVPGFDSLIPN, encoded by the coding sequence ATGAGACGCTCGCCATTTTCATTGTTGTTGATTTTCCAACTGTTGGTAGCGGTAGGAGGAATTCGAGCTGCCGACGAGTCATCTCCGCAGAGCGAAGGGAATTTCGAACAGGTTAAGCTGTCCGAGCTTCTGGAAGAAATCGACCGAATTCGAGCGTTTCCGGGGGCTGTCCAAGTTCAGGACCGGGGCGAATTGTCGATCTGGGTCAATCAACTCGATCTGGGGGCGGTCAATTCGTTCGACAGCGGGACGAATTTCTACCTCACCTGTCACATCAATGTGATCAACCAAGGCACCGAGGCCGTCGTCGTTGAGAGCGATAAAGTGACCCTCTCTGCCTGGGGGCAAACCTATGCAATTCACGATGTTTCGAAACAGCGAGGAATCCTGACCGTTCAAATTGCGGGTGAGCCGCAATCCATTCGAAACATTGAGACTCCTCCGGAGATCGAAGTGCCTGCGGGAGAAGCTGTCGCTTTCTGGGCAGTTTTCACCAACCTCCAACGTGTGCCGACGATTGGAAGTATGGAACTTGAACTTCCCGTTCGGGATCGGGCCACAATCACTCACGATTTGCGATCTGAACAAAAGTCCCGTCTCGGTTTGCAGGGCGAAACTCTCGGTGCTGCAAATTCGCTGGGAATGCTGAGCGTTTTTGGTGAGCTGAATTCGATCAATGCACAGGACTTGATCGATGAGATTCAGAAAATGATCGATACTGGCACCCGCCGGTTTCTCGTTCGCTGGGAGAGTGAAGCTGATACCGTCGAAGAAAATCTGATGGACTGGCTGTTGTTCACAGCTGCGAATCCGGGTCAGACTCGGAGTGTCTATCAATTCATGCCGCAGCTCCCTGAGTTTGAACAACTCGTTTGTGCTGAGATTCCGGAAGAGAATGTTCCCGAATTTCAGTTTGATGATGATTACGATTCGGTTCTGTTCGAAACTTCCGAAGAAGCCGCCGATGAAGTTCTGCGTCCGCTGTACGAAGTGATGGGACCGCGATTCATCGGTGAAGAAATTCGGTCGGGGCATCCACTGTCGCGGTCGGCGGCGCTTCACGTGCTAAGTTCGCGACGTGACACCGCAGCTTTTCAGAACCTGTTTTCGACTCTCTTGAAGCTTTACGAATCCGGCAACGAAAGCGATCGGCGAAACGTCCTGCTGGCCATGAGTCAGCAAACCGATCCGCGTGCCTGGGAGCTTCTCACCGAAGTCGCCACTCAAGGCAACTCCCGTGAATCCGTCGCAGCGTTTCAGTCGATGTTGCGATCGAATCATTACGGAATGGTCCGCGAAGTCCGGCAACTTCTTTCCGAGGACGCTTTCGAAATTCCACTCGAACAACAGATTGAATTACTCAGCGCAAATTTTCGTCCGGAATGGACCCGATTTCTGGCAGCGAGTTTTGAGGACGAGAACGAACTGGTTCGCGCGGCTGCGTTGAAGAGTCTCGTCGATGTCGGTCATCCGAGCATTATGCTGATTCTGGAGAAAGGATTGTCTGATCCTTCTGAAGAAGTTCGGCTCATTGCGTTTGAAGCGCTGGCTGCTCGGGGAGATGTCGTCAGCAATCGCATCGCTCACGAATACGCTCTCGAAATGTTATCGCAGGGGAAAGCCTCTTCGTCGGTGATGTCGATCATCGAGGACAACCGGGACACTCGAGCGGCGACGGTCATCGTCGATCGAATTAAGGCGGACGGTTCACAGCGACTGCAGCTCATTACTTTGTTGGGGACGGTCGGAGACGATTCAGACGTGCGGCGTTTGTTCCCGCTGTACGACGAATTCACTCCCGATGAACAAGCGTCACTTTTGAATCTTGTCGATCAACTCGAACTTCCCGAAGTTGTCACGATGAGCAAGCTCGCATTGGAGTCCGAACACAATGACGTGCGTCGCACGGGCATCGCCATTCTGACTCGATTGGGCAGCGATGAGGCGACCGAGACGCTCTACGAATATCTGTCCGACGCTGATCCGTCTGAACTCCCGGTTGTCTGTGCAGCGATCGGACAAATTGGAACGATGTATGCGAGAGACCTGCTGCGAGACTTTCGTACTGAAATGTATCAGGGAGGAAACGACGAGGGGTTGAGTGCTGCCCATGCCGGGTTGTACTTCTGGGCTCGAAACTCGCCCGCCTGGAATTCGATCGACTCAGCTTACTATCACTCTCAGATGGAGAACGCTGAGAACGCTCTCAAGTACTTTCAACTCGCTGCGGAAATCGATCCTGAACTTGGAACGGCATTCCATGGAAAAGGGAATGCATTGTTGAAGTTGAAACGCTTCGACGAGTCCAAAGAAGCGTACAAGGTCGCCCTAGAACTCGACGATTTCGACGGGCAAGCGATCACCGGGTTGGGCATTGTGATGGCGATCCAGGGAGAAACCGAAGCAGCTGTCGAATTGGCACTTGAGTCGATCGACAAGTTTCCCAAAGACAACGTTTACTACTACAACACAGCTTGCGTTTACGGGCGGGCGATCGAGTATCTGCGGAAGCAGCCGCAGTCCGACGAGACTCGCGAGACGATCAAAGAGTACGAGGAGGCAGCCATTCAGAAGCTGCGAGAATCGATCGAATTCGGATTCGAAGAGTTTGACCTCATGCGGAAAGACCCGGATATCGATGCACTTCGTGATGTTCCGGGATTCGATTCATTGATCCCGAACTGA
- a CDS encoding sigma-70 family RNA polymerase sigma factor, which yields MAKRLTTVGLIAGIQARKNDAWIRMTTLFGPLVHKWIRKTGLQPADIADISQEVFQAAIESIDRYQHSPEKHGSFTGWLFGITRNKIRDFFNQARAQPLKVDQSLVESRWDPKSIVDDEVPASSIKNAVVGQAHSAAKKIRDKCEPHVWQSFWRVVVNGETAVAVSEDLKLTPEAVRQACHRTVRRIQEELTRLENEFKTPETCADALD from the coding sequence TTGGCCAAGAGACTGACCACTGTTGGTTTGATTGCTGGGATTCAGGCGCGCAAGAATGACGCCTGGATTCGGATGACCACTCTGTTCGGACCGCTGGTCCATAAGTGGATTCGCAAAACGGGTTTGCAACCGGCCGATATCGCAGACATTTCGCAGGAAGTGTTCCAAGCGGCGATTGAGTCAATTGACCGCTATCAACACTCCCCGGAGAAACACGGTTCTTTCACCGGTTGGCTGTTTGGGATCACGCGCAACAAGATTCGCGACTTCTTCAACCAAGCGAGGGCTCAACCGCTGAAGGTTGATCAGAGTCTTGTTGAGAGTCGCTGGGATCCGAAGTCGATTGTTGACGATGAAGTTCCGGCGAGTTCGATTAAGAATGCGGTCGTTGGGCAGGCGCATTCAGCTGCCAAGAAGATTCGAGACAAGTGCGAACCGCACGTTTGGCAATCTTTCTGGCGTGTCGTGGTCAATGGGGAAACCGCCGTTGCTGTCTCAGAAGATCTGAAACTGACACCCGAAGCGGTTCGACAAGCTTGCCATCGAACCGTCCGCCGAATTCAGGAGGAGCTCACTCGGTTGGAGAATGAGTTCAAGACTCCCGAAACTTGCGCGGATGCACTCGATTGA
- a CDS encoding sugar phosphate isomerase/epimerase, with protein sequence MKVTRRTCLTGLGGIAAAGLVSSPGIVRSHETSTEKKIRYCLNTSTIRGQNLSLEEEIDLVSEVGYDGIEPWIREIESYQQSGKSLSDLKKKIADKGLQVESAIGFARWIVDDAGEREQGLEQMKRDMELVSAIGGTRIAAPPVGMHGQDSAALDLFAAAERYAVLLELGREMGVTPQVEIWGPSRNLSRLGEAVFVAVESGDQDACVLPDVYHIYRGGSDFEGLSLLNGSAIHCFHFNDYPAASDREKLGDGDRVYPGDGVAPWQLLVDILDQIGFSGAVSLELFNKSYWAEDPRQVLQTGLSKMKQVFETHSHSESAS encoded by the coding sequence ATGAAAGTGACACGTCGGACATGCTTGACTGGCTTGGGTGGAATCGCAGCAGCCGGACTTGTGTCATCCCCCGGAATTGTTCGCAGCCACGAGACATCGACCGAAAAGAAAATTCGCTATTGCCTGAACACCAGCACGATTCGCGGTCAGAACCTTTCCCTCGAAGAGGAAATTGACCTCGTTTCTGAAGTGGGCTACGACGGAATCGAGCCATGGATTCGTGAAATCGAAAGCTATCAGCAGTCAGGTAAGTCTCTGTCTGACTTGAAGAAGAAGATTGCAGACAAAGGGCTTCAAGTCGAAAGCGCGATCGGGTTTGCACGGTGGATCGTCGATGATGCCGGCGAACGCGAGCAAGGGCTTGAGCAAATGAAACGCGACATGGAACTAGTCAGTGCCATCGGCGGAACGCGCATCGCAGCTCCTCCTGTCGGAATGCACGGTCAGGATTCGGCCGCACTCGATCTCTTCGCAGCTGCGGAACGCTACGCAGTGCTGCTCGAGTTGGGACGAGAAATGGGTGTGACGCCACAAGTTGAAATCTGGGGGCCGTCGCGAAATCTGTCTCGGCTCGGAGAAGCTGTTTTTGTTGCGGTCGAGAGTGGCGATCAGGATGCGTGCGTCCTGCCGGATGTCTATCACATTTACCGTGGGGGCTCAGATTTCGAAGGCTTGAGCTTGTTGAATGGATCCGCAATTCACTGCTTCCATTTCAACGATTATCCTGCCGCATCAGACCGAGAGAAGCTGGGCGACGGGGACCGAGTTTACCCCGGAGACGGTGTTGCTCCATGGCAGTTGCTCGTTGACATTCTTGATCAAATCGGGTTCTCGGGAGCTGTCTCGCTTGAACTCTTCAACAAGAGCTACTGGGCAGAAGATCCCCGACAGGTTCTTCAAACCGGATTGAGCAAGATGAAACAGGTCTTCGAAACGCATTCCCATTCTGAATCCGCCTCGTAA
- a CDS encoding FMN-binding protein, which translates to MNLPIIEKSNPELPARWKAWVVHGIRVLLFAATLLTIHIHSKSQSQFPEPTHLEVDLERLSQWFSDGAIGEYDAETGMTDVIDASREVVGHVTMTSPQGDRSIGFSGPTNVLVALDRDFEIVGLDVLQSRDTREHVDVVLASEEYWQQFLGKNWNEVADLPRVDAVSGATLTSYAIAEALVARAGGSAPRLKFDQSLKLEDVSELFPEAATLTLQEEQSSRWDIRSAAGELIGEVVSTSPFAESVVGYQGPSQALIALDADGTVKRFALHDSYDNEPYTSYLNEDWSFPELFSGLTLKQVSDYDLEEQGIEGVSGATWTSMAVARGIIEAAGQLERLKQESNEPAESEPAWVISSRDLWTLGFLFVGTGLAFSPLRGKGWIRVVYQICLVVYLGFVNGDLLSQAMLVGWVRHGLPGTSAVRLIVMAGIAFSVPILAKKNVYCTHLCAFGAIQQLARNRLPWQISVNKRIRSWARFLPGVLLAWVAIVTLFDLPFSLVDIEPFDAFVFQIAGTATIAVFIGGLIASLFIPMAYCRFGCPTGGMIEYFRRTRRSDRLGWADLLSLAVFLLAVSLLLSDR; encoded by the coding sequence TTGAATCTTCCGATCATCGAAAAATCGAACCCAGAACTTCCAGCACGCTGGAAGGCATGGGTTGTTCACGGAATTCGGGTCTTGCTGTTTGCTGCAACGCTGCTGACGATACATATTCATTCGAAGTCACAGTCGCAGTTTCCGGAACCGACTCATTTGGAAGTCGACTTGGAACGCCTCTCGCAATGGTTTTCTGACGGAGCTATTGGGGAATACGATGCTGAGACGGGGATGACGGACGTCATTGATGCTTCGAGAGAGGTCGTCGGACATGTGACAATGACATCTCCGCAGGGAGATCGTTCGATCGGATTTTCCGGCCCGACCAACGTTCTCGTGGCATTGGATCGCGATTTCGAGATTGTCGGCCTCGATGTTCTGCAAAGCCGTGACACTCGCGAGCATGTCGATGTTGTGCTCGCTTCCGAAGAATACTGGCAGCAATTTCTCGGGAAGAACTGGAACGAAGTGGCCGATCTGCCGCGTGTTGATGCGGTATCGGGAGCCACGCTGACCAGCTATGCCATCGCGGAAGCACTCGTCGCTCGGGCTGGGGGAAGTGCACCTCGCTTGAAGTTCGACCAATCGCTCAAATTGGAAGATGTATCGGAACTGTTTCCCGAAGCTGCGACCCTGACTCTTCAAGAGGAACAGAGTTCTCGCTGGGACATTCGCAGTGCTGCTGGCGAACTGATCGGCGAGGTTGTGAGTACTTCTCCTTTTGCCGAATCCGTGGTCGGATATCAAGGTCCCTCGCAGGCTCTCATCGCACTTGATGCCGATGGAACGGTCAAGCGATTCGCTTTGCATGACAGCTATGACAACGAGCCCTACACGTCCTATCTGAATGAAGACTGGTCTTTCCCGGAGCTCTTTTCGGGCCTGACGTTAAAACAAGTGAGCGACTATGACCTTGAAGAGCAGGGCATTGAGGGAGTCAGTGGAGCGACCTGGACCAGCATGGCTGTCGCTCGGGGGATTATCGAAGCAGCTGGACAACTCGAACGCCTCAAGCAGGAATCGAACGAGCCTGCAGAATCCGAACCAGCCTGGGTGATCTCGTCCCGAGATCTTTGGACCTTGGGATTTCTGTTTGTAGGGACCGGCTTGGCGTTCTCGCCTCTCCGAGGAAAGGGTTGGATTCGTGTCGTTTATCAGATTTGTCTGGTGGTCTATCTCGGATTTGTAAACGGCGATCTACTATCACAAGCGATGCTCGTCGGCTGGGTTCGACATGGACTTCCCGGAACGTCAGCTGTCCGCCTGATCGTCATGGCAGGAATTGCGTTTTCCGTTCCGATTCTGGCGAAGAAGAATGTGTACTGCACCCACCTGTGTGCTTTCGGGGCGATTCAACAGTTGGCGAGGAATCGCTTGCCGTGGCAGATTTCCGTTAACAAACGAATTCGCTCTTGGGCCCGGTTTCTGCCGGGAGTGCTGTTGGCATGGGTGGCGATTGTGACGCTCTTCGACTTGCCGTTCAGTCTGGTCGACATTGAACCCTTCGATGCCTTCGTGTTTCAGATCGCTGGAACGGCGACAATTGCCGTTTTTATCGGTGGACTGATTGCATCTCTATTTATTCCGATGGCGTATTGCCGATTTGGTTGTCCGACCGGAGGAATGATTGAATACTTTCGCCGAACCCGGAGAAGTGATCGTCTCGGCTGGGCTGACCTGCTTTCTCTGGCTGTCTTTCTGTTGGCAGTCAGTCTATTGCTCTCAGATAGATAA
- the glpQ gene encoding glycerophosphodiester phosphodiesterase, with product MFKESRMARVRQVQVIAHRGASGYLPEHTLEAKAMAYAMGADYLEQDVVLSKDDVPVVLHDIHLDTVTDVAERFPDRKRSDGRFYAIDFLAEEIQSLRASERFHHRTGKAVFPDRFPPHTGTFQVPTLADEIQMIQGLNKSSWRSVAIYPELKQPKFHHDEGKDLAGIVLKELGKFGYSSKTSPAVVQCFDETELRRVREELGCDLTLVQLFSSADWMTKTDAADERRKRLATVAEYADGIGPSIDAVFLEDPLGGVPIGSSLVVDAHAAGLIVHPWTFRADAFSSMFKSFAQMHQAAVLAGIDGVFSDFPDQSVKFFENIAAE from the coding sequence TTGTTCAAGGAAAGCAGAATGGCCCGCGTTCGACAGGTTCAAGTGATTGCACATCGTGGAGCGTCAGGGTATCTGCCTGAGCATACACTTGAAGCGAAAGCCATGGCTTATGCCATGGGGGCCGACTACTTAGAGCAGGATGTTGTCTTATCCAAAGATGACGTGCCGGTCGTGCTGCACGACATTCACCTCGACACCGTAACGGATGTCGCTGAGCGGTTTCCTGATCGCAAACGCTCCGACGGACGCTTCTATGCAATCGATTTTCTGGCAGAAGAAATTCAGTCGCTCAGAGCTTCTGAACGGTTTCACCATCGAACCGGCAAGGCTGTATTTCCTGATCGATTTCCCCCTCATACCGGAACGTTTCAGGTCCCAACGCTCGCCGATGAAATTCAAATGATTCAGGGGCTCAACAAGAGCAGTTGGCGGTCAGTCGCGATTTACCCGGAACTCAAACAACCCAAATTTCATCACGACGAAGGGAAGGATCTTGCCGGAATCGTTCTCAAAGAGTTGGGCAAGTTCGGTTACTCCTCAAAAACTTCTCCAGCCGTCGTCCAGTGTTTTGATGAGACTGAGTTGAGGAGAGTCCGCGAGGAACTCGGTTGTGATTTGACGCTGGTTCAATTGTTCTCCTCAGCAGACTGGATGACGAAAACGGACGCCGCCGACGAACGCCGAAAACGGTTGGCGACCGTCGCTGAGTACGCCGACGGGATTGGTCCATCGATCGATGCCGTTTTCCTCGAAGATCCACTGGGCGGCGTGCCAATCGGTTCGAGTCTCGTCGTCGATGCCCATGCCGCGGGTTTGATTGTACATCCGTGGACCTTTCGAGCGGACGCGTTTTCGTCCATGTTCAAGTCATTCGCCCAGATGCATCAGGCAGCAGTTTTGGCGGGGATCGACGGCGTGTTCAGCGACTTCCCCGATCAAAGCGTGAAGTTCTTCGAGAATATTGCTGCCGAGTAG